A window from Pokkaliibacter sp. MBI-7 encodes these proteins:
- the rsmC gene encoding 16S rRNA (guanine(1207)-N(2))-methyltransferase RsmC — protein sequence MNSAASTWLPVSQVISRNLSVFEASSSLLVVNAPEIGVWQPWSADTVLHFFSQDFRVHSELQQAGFQSHFAAVANELPDNADVLLYWPKSKELARMLLSMLLSHMDAGRQLWIVGEHQEGVKSAAKILLEDHEIELSKLDNARRCTLYRVTVDRAFPVFDIESWLHYSSVVLDDTELQVVSLPGVFSLGELDEGTALLLPNMKLPEQGRVLDFGCGAGIIGAVAKRRNPQLDIELIDVSALALESARRTLAQNGIEALVYPSNAWSDIEGRFKVVLSNPPFHTGIKTDYRAVTELIAQARKKIVYDGWLEVVANAHLPYEGWLQEQFKRVAVVAETTKFKVYSARG from the coding sequence ATGAACTCAGCTGCAAGTACCTGGTTGCCCGTGAGCCAGGTTATCTCTCGCAATCTTTCTGTATTCGAAGCGTCATCATCACTGCTGGTGGTCAATGCTCCAGAGATAGGAGTATGGCAACCATGGAGCGCAGATACGGTTCTGCATTTTTTCTCGCAGGATTTTCGCGTTCATAGCGAATTGCAGCAGGCAGGCTTTCAAAGCCATTTTGCTGCTGTTGCTAATGAGCTGCCAGACAATGCTGATGTTTTGTTGTACTGGCCCAAGTCAAAAGAGCTGGCACGTATGCTATTGAGCATGCTGTTAAGTCACATGGATGCCGGACGGCAGCTCTGGATCGTGGGAGAACATCAGGAAGGCGTGAAAAGTGCGGCCAAGATTCTCCTTGAGGACCATGAAATCGAACTAAGTAAACTGGACAACGCGCGACGCTGTACTCTATACAGAGTAACAGTGGATCGGGCGTTTCCTGTTTTTGATATCGAGAGTTGGTTGCATTATTCAAGTGTTGTCCTGGACGACACCGAATTGCAGGTTGTAAGTCTACCGGGCGTATTCAGTCTTGGTGAATTAGACGAGGGTACAGCGTTATTACTGCCGAATATGAAGTTGCCAGAGCAAGGTCGTGTTCTGGACTTTGGCTGCGGAGCAGGCATTATTGGGGCAGTTGCAAAACGACGAAATCCGCAGCTGGACATCGAATTAATTGATGTGAGTGCCTTGGCATTGGAAAGCGCCAGGCGCACACTGGCTCAAAATGGCATAGAAGCGCTGGTGTATCCGAGTAATGCGTGGTCGGATATCGAAGGGCGATTCAAGGTGGTACTGAGTAATCCGCCGTTTCACACGGGAATCAAGACGGATTATCGTGCAGTGACCGAGCTGATTGCGCAGGCTCGAAAAAAGATCGTGTATGACGGCTGGCTTGAAGTGGTCGCCAACGCGCATCTTCCCTATGAAGGATGGTTGCAGGAGCAGTTCAAGCGTGTTGCCGTTGTGGCTGAAACAACGAAGTTCAAGGTGTATTCAGCCAGGGGGTAA
- a CDS encoding sigma 54-interacting transcriptional regulator yields the protein MSLNGPILLVDDDPSLLKLLTMRLNASGYEVISTEHPTEVMGLIESRHPQVVISDLKMDEMDGLTLFGHIQKRHPTLPVILLTAHGSIPEAVSATQQGVFSFLTKPIDKNALLETLEKACSHYSTPDASETWRAAIITQSPLMETLLEQAKRVAEADVSILVSGASGTGKELMAQAIHLASPRNKKPFIAINCGALPEQLLESELFGHVKGAFTGAVTHHEGLFQAAHGGTLFLDEIGDMPYPLQVKLLRALQERQIRPLGSTKAVDIDVRIVSATHRNLKAAIEAKEFREDLFYRLNVVNLRLPSLRERAEDIPLLARYLLQRAASGHRSYVKGFSPDALALLSCASWPGNVRQLVNVVEQCVALTSTPMITEGLVSQALAEQAESFPSFIEARNQFERNYLIKVLKLTEGSASQAAKIAQRNRTDFYKLLARHDLEPADFKPGGSQHQPLPD from the coding sequence ATGAGCCTGAACGGACCAATACTTCTCGTCGACGACGACCCCAGCCTGCTTAAGCTGCTCACAATGCGCCTTAATGCCAGTGGCTACGAGGTGATCAGCACCGAGCACCCTACGGAGGTCATGGGGCTGATTGAAAGCCGCCATCCACAGGTGGTAATTTCCGATCTGAAGATGGATGAGATGGATGGCCTGACCCTGTTTGGCCATATTCAAAAACGCCACCCCACGCTTCCCGTAATATTATTGACCGCCCATGGTTCCATTCCAGAGGCTGTCAGTGCAACCCAGCAAGGCGTATTCAGCTTCCTGACCAAACCCATTGATAAGAACGCCCTGCTGGAAACCCTTGAGAAAGCCTGCTCCCATTACAGCACCCCCGACGCCAGCGAAACCTGGCGCGCAGCCATCATCACACAAAGTCCACTGATGGAAACACTGCTGGAGCAGGCAAAACGGGTAGCAGAGGCAGATGTCAGTATTTTGGTCAGTGGCGCCAGCGGCACCGGAAAGGAGTTGATGGCGCAAGCCATTCATCTGGCCAGCCCCCGCAACAAGAAACCCTTCATCGCGATCAACTGCGGTGCCTTACCTGAACAATTGCTGGAGTCGGAGCTCTTCGGCCACGTGAAGGGCGCCTTTACTGGTGCCGTTACCCATCATGAAGGGCTGTTTCAGGCCGCTCATGGTGGCACGCTTTTTCTGGATGAAATAGGCGACATGCCCTATCCGCTGCAGGTCAAACTGCTTCGCGCCCTGCAGGAACGGCAAATCCGCCCGCTGGGCAGCACCAAGGCCGTCGATATAGACGTCCGCATAGTGTCTGCCACTCATCGCAACCTCAAGGCAGCCATTGAAGCCAAGGAGTTTCGCGAAGACCTGTTCTATCGGCTCAATGTCGTCAATCTGCGTCTGCCATCACTACGTGAGCGAGCAGAGGACATCCCGTTACTTGCACGCTACCTGCTGCAACGAGCAGCCAGCGGCCACAGAAGTTACGTCAAAGGCTTCTCTCCCGACGCCCTGGCCCTGTTGAGCTGTGCCTCCTGGCCCGGCAACGTACGGCAGCTGGTCAATGTCGTTGAACAGTGCGTCGCCCTGACCTCTACACCGATGATTACCGAGGGGCTGGTTTCTCAGGCGTTAGCCGAACAGGCCGAGAGTTTTCCTTCATTCATTGAGGCAAGAAATCAGTTCGAGCGTAACTATCTCATCAAAGTGCTGAAGCTGACCGAAGGCTCGGCCAGCCAGGCTGCCAAAATTGCACAACGCAATCGCACGGACTTCTACAAACTACTGGCACGTCATGATCTGGAGCCTGCCGACTTCAAGCCGGGCGGAAGCCAGCATCAGCCATTGCCGGACTAG
- a CDS encoding MurR/RpiR family transcriptional regulator yields MHSPYFSNLLEAIRSRLESLNRSERKVAEVILKDPQSATRASIATLAQAAGVSEPTVNRFCRSFSAKGFPDFKLQLAQSLASGTPYVGQNVESEDGPEEYVNKIFAATVQALEHTRQRLDPTMINKAVDYLIQAKQIMFFGLGASGPVAYDAQHKFFRFNIPVSAYDDVLMMRMVSSAAHRGDMIVIISYTGRTRELVEIAQIARETGATVLGITTPDSPLAKQCTLSLPVSPDENTDIYMPMSSRIVHLAMLDVLSTGVILRRGVDFHAHLKKIKDSLKDTRYPSED; encoded by the coding sequence ATGCACTCCCCGTACTTTTCCAATCTGCTGGAAGCCATCCGATCCAGATTGGAGTCTCTGAATCGCTCCGAGCGTAAGGTAGCTGAAGTCATACTCAAAGATCCGCAGTCAGCGACGCGTGCCAGCATTGCCACACTGGCACAGGCGGCGGGTGTCAGCGAGCCAACGGTAAACCGCTTCTGTCGTAGTTTCAGCGCCAAAGGATTCCCCGATTTCAAGTTGCAACTGGCGCAAAGCCTGGCCAGTGGCACGCCTTATGTCGGGCAGAATGTAGAATCGGAAGACGGGCCGGAAGAGTATGTCAACAAAATCTTCGCAGCCACCGTACAGGCGCTTGAGCATACCCGACAGCGGCTGGACCCAACCATGATCAATAAGGCGGTGGATTACCTGATCCAGGCCAAGCAGATCATGTTCTTTGGTCTGGGAGCATCTGGTCCTGTGGCATATGATGCACAGCATAAATTCTTCCGTTTCAACATTCCTGTTTCCGCCTATGACGATGTTCTGATGATGCGCATGGTGTCTTCTGCGGCTCATCGTGGGGATATGATCGTCATCATTTCCTATACAGGGCGTACTCGTGAGCTGGTAGAGATCGCCCAGATTGCGCGTGAAACAGGTGCAACGGTGCTGGGGATTACCACGCCTGACTCTCCCTTGGCCAAGCAGTGTACCCTGTCGTTACCGGTTTCACCGGATGAGAACACCGATATCTATATGCCGATGAGTTCTCGCATCGTGCATCTGGCGATGCTGGACGTACTTTCTACAGGGGTGATACTCCGCCGTGGTGTTGATTTCCATGCCCATCTGAAGAAGATCAAAGACAGTTTGAAAGATACTCGCTATCCCAGCGAAGACTAA
- a CDS encoding EF-hand domain-containing protein, protein MSSSVTHSAIMPVVEHLYESSSSSERAGKSVTSNEHLKERENRAMTRTGIYTGVGIHLVVLVALLLLLIPFRQSDASTVIEDLFDQLDSNYDEQLQPAEAAQLPGLKAAFSQLDKNNSKTLDLSEFKQLKQLRS, encoded by the coding sequence TTGTCCAGCAGCGTCACACATTCTGCGATCATGCCTGTTGTCGAGCACTTATACGAAAGTAGCTCCAGCTCTGAGCGAGCTGGCAAGAGCGTGACAAGCAATGAACATTTGAAAGAACGTGAGAACCGCGCCATGACACGCACAGGTATTTATACAGGTGTTGGTATCCATTTGGTGGTCTTGGTCGCACTGCTGCTTCTGTTAATACCGTTTCGTCAGTCAGATGCCAGCACTGTGATTGAGGATCTCTTTGACCAGCTGGATAGCAATTATGATGAACAGTTACAACCTGCAGAGGCTGCACAGCTGCCGGGTCTGAAAGCAGCGTTCTCACAACTGGACAAAAACAACAGTAAAACGCTGGACCTTAGTGAGTTTAAGCAACTCAAGCAGCTTCGGTCTTGA
- a CDS encoding EF-hand domain-containing protein, giving the protein MKKISLLALCLVVSGTANALGNEAFNQVDEDQNGTISVSEAQINEALSLQFAELDVNQDGVLSAEEFANFQS; this is encoded by the coding sequence ATGAAGAAAATCAGTCTGCTAGCCTTGTGTCTGGTGGTTTCCGGTACGGCTAATGCCCTTGGAAACGAGGCATTCAATCAGGTCGATGAAGACCAGAACGGAACCATCAGTGTCAGCGAGGCCCAAATCAACGAAGCCCTCAGCCTCCAATTCGCCGAGCTGGATGTGAATCAAGACGGTGTTTTGAGTGCTGAAGAGTTTGCAAATTTTCAAAGTTAA
- the dapE gene encoding succinyl-diaminopimelate desuccinylase has translation MTTLSPTLTLAAELIRRPSVTPEDFGCQELMIERLQALGFQIERLRFEDTDNFWARRGTEGPLLCFAGHTDVVPTGPLEKWDSPPFEPSFRDGYLYGRGAADMKGSLAAMITAVERFIDHHPDHKGSIAFLITSDEEGPFINGTVRVIETLEARQEKITWCIVGEPSSTEKVGDIIKNGRRGSISGHLQVKGIQGHVAYPHLVDNPIHKAAPALAELAQTQWDNGNAFFPPTSFQISNIHAGTGATNVVPGEVDAQFNFRFSTESTAEQLQQRTEAVLNKHGLDYQLKWTLSGHPFLTAEGDLVAACVESIKAVAGYDTELSTSGGTSDGRFIAPTGAQVVELGPVNATIHKINECVRSKDLDTLSDLYENIMARLLS, from the coding sequence ATGACCACACTCTCCCCCACTTTAACCCTGGCTGCCGAGCTGATTCGCCGCCCCTCCGTGACACCTGAAGACTTTGGCTGTCAGGAGCTGATGATTGAGCGCCTGCAGGCGCTGGGCTTTCAGATCGAACGTCTGCGTTTTGAAGATACCGATAACTTCTGGGCCCGCCGTGGCACGGAAGGCCCTCTACTGTGCTTTGCTGGCCATACCGATGTTGTTCCTACCGGCCCACTGGAAAAGTGGGACAGCCCACCTTTCGAGCCCAGCTTCCGGGATGGCTATCTGTATGGCCGTGGTGCTGCCGATATGAAAGGCAGCCTGGCAGCCATGATCACGGCTGTTGAACGCTTTATCGATCACCATCCTGACCACAAAGGCTCTATTGCATTCCTGATCACCAGCGATGAGGAAGGCCCCTTTATCAATGGCACGGTGCGAGTGATAGAAACCCTCGAAGCACGTCAGGAAAAGATCACCTGGTGTATAGTCGGAGAGCCATCCAGTACAGAGAAGGTGGGTGACATCATTAAGAATGGCCGTCGCGGCTCTATCAGTGGCCATCTCCAGGTCAAGGGGATTCAGGGGCATGTTGCCTACCCGCACTTGGTGGACAATCCCATTCACAAAGCCGCGCCTGCACTAGCTGAACTGGCACAGACCCAATGGGATAATGGCAATGCCTTCTTCCCTCCCACCAGTTTCCAGATTTCCAACATTCATGCTGGTACAGGCGCTACCAACGTGGTGCCCGGTGAAGTAGACGCCCAGTTTAACTTTCGCTTTTCCACTGAGAGCACAGCAGAACAGCTGCAACAGCGCACCGAGGCAGTGCTGAACAAACACGGTCTGGATTACCAGTTAAAGTGGACCTTGAGTGGCCACCCCTTCCTGACAGCCGAGGGTGATCTGGTTGCCGCCTGTGTCGAAAGCATCAAAGCCGTTGCAGGCTATGACACTGAGCTATCCACTTCAGGCGGTACCTCTGACGGCCGTTTCATAGCACCAACAGGCGCTCAGGTTGTCGAGCTCGGCCCGGTCAATGCCACCATTCACAAGATCAATGAATGTGTTCGCAGCAAGGACCTCGATACGCTGTCTGACCTGTATGAGAATATTATGGCGCGGCTTTTAAGCTGA
- a CDS encoding DUF3010 family protein, with product MRVCGVEFKGGEAIVALLERDRGLFHWLPCRTNRITLKDDANAEGIRHFQFTFAKLIEDYKVDHVAMISRPHKGRFAGEGATFKMETAIQLIENLNSTLLEPSDIKSVLSRFPVNEQDIGVKRFQKEAFLAAYTWLNKQLAGTE from the coding sequence ATGCGCGTTTGTGGAGTTGAGTTTAAAGGTGGTGAGGCCATTGTGGCACTGCTGGAGCGTGATCGTGGACTGTTTCACTGGTTGCCCTGCCGTACCAATCGGATCACGCTCAAAGATGATGCCAACGCTGAGGGGATCCGTCATTTCCAGTTCACCTTTGCCAAGCTGATTGAGGATTACAAGGTCGATCATGTCGCCATGATCAGTCGTCCACACAAGGGGCGTTTTGCTGGAGAGGGGGCGACCTTTAAAATGGAAACGGCTATTCAGCTGATTGAAAATTTGAACTCAACGCTGTTAGAACCCAGCGACATCAAGAGTGTTTTAAGTCGCTTTCCGGTAAATGAACAGGATATTGGGGTCAAGCGCTTTCAAAAAGAAGCATTTCTTGCTGCCTATACCTGGCTGAATAAGCAGCTGGCAGGTACCGAGTAA
- a CDS encoding ATP-binding protein: MSFVNWKTTYAAVWRVHTHQLRPISRLDPVRLTSLLGVERQKQALLSNTQHFLQGKPSNHTLLWGSRGTGKSSLIKALLNELAPQGLRVVQVDKEDLLWLPEILDLLEAEPYRFIIFCDDMSFEEGEVGYKPLKSILEGGLELPPEHVRIYATSNRRHLLPEHMSDNQQTQVVDGEIHYADAVEDKMALSDRFGLWLSFYPASWDTYFTMVDQLFGDVNADRSALHQTARLFAMGRASHSGRTAKQFYQHYLATLQDS; encoded by the coding sequence ATGTCATTCGTCAACTGGAAAACTACCTACGCGGCTGTATGGCGCGTCCATACTCATCAGTTGCGGCCCATCAGTCGGCTCGATCCTGTTCGTCTGACGTCCTTGCTTGGTGTGGAACGTCAGAAGCAGGCACTTCTGAGCAATACTCAGCACTTTCTGCAAGGAAAGCCCAGTAACCATACGCTGCTATGGGGTTCCAGAGGGACCGGAAAATCTTCACTTATCAAAGCGTTACTTAACGAACTGGCCCCACAGGGGCTCAGAGTCGTGCAGGTCGACAAAGAGGACTTACTGTGGCTGCCGGAAATTCTTGATCTGCTGGAAGCCGAACCCTATCGCTTCATCATTTTCTGCGACGACATGTCATTTGAAGAAGGTGAAGTGGGCTACAAGCCACTGAAATCCATATTGGAAGGCGGACTGGAACTCCCTCCTGAGCACGTGCGCATCTATGCCACCTCCAACCGACGTCACTTGTTACCTGAACACATGTCAGACAATCAACAGACTCAGGTCGTGGATGGAGAGATCCACTACGCCGATGCGGTTGAAGACAAGATGGCCCTTTCAGACCGATTTGGCTTGTGGCTGTCCTTTTACCCAGCCAGCTGGGACACCTACTTCACCATGGTTGATCAGCTGTTTGGGGACGTTAACGCTGACCGATCAGCGCTGCACCAGACAGCCCGCCTGTTTGCAATGGGGCGAGCCAGCCACAGTGGACGCACCGCCAAGCAGTTCTATCAACATTACCTCGCCACTCTGCAAGATAGTTGA
- a CDS encoding acyl-CoA thioesterase, which translates to MMVTPHYMITTSVRDYECDMQGIVNNAVYQNYMEHCRHEFIKQIGLDFAELTRAGIHVVVARAELDYLAPLSSGDEFTVALRVARQGRIRVIFEQAIHRTSDNKLMVKGRFTCAAMTANGRPCRDTTLLTPLLAIADDATDAS; encoded by the coding sequence ATGATGGTTACGCCTCACTACATGATCACCACAAGCGTACGCGACTATGAATGTGACATGCAGGGCATAGTGAACAACGCCGTTTATCAGAACTATATGGAGCACTGCCGCCATGAGTTCATCAAACAAATAGGTTTAGACTTCGCAGAACTGACCCGAGCTGGTATTCATGTTGTTGTTGCTCGTGCCGAGCTGGACTATCTGGCCCCGCTTAGCAGTGGAGACGAGTTCACGGTTGCACTCAGGGTTGCGCGCCAGGGCAGGATTCGAGTCATCTTCGAGCAAGCAATTCATCGTACGTCTGACAATAAACTAATGGTAAAAGGCCGCTTCACCTGTGCAGCCATGACAGCCAATGGACGCCCCTGCAGAGACACCACGCTGCTGACTCCTCTGCTAGCCATCGCGGACGATGCAACTGATGCCAGCTAG
- a CDS encoding HAMP domain-containing sensor histidine kinase encodes MQQYSQEALSTTQRGQQLVSLSIELERTARQFQVVRADSLHTLFSQQLDRFRNLLELQHQQADIGGLYQELEQLLVPLPDLVSGQDTANELDTVLTQIDNKTEQLRDSVDKLVNQRLDELNHFNEDTRTHLLLSSTLLLALSLVLMIMSGLVITRPVRRLEKMITLLGEGKALPSNRIGGPAELANLGGKLHWLDQQLASLEQQKKQFLRHMSHELKTPLASLREGADLLGEGVLGELNTSQQEVVELMQYNSQQLQRLIEQLLDYNMLHQNLPMAVSACELPTLIKEVVTLHQLSVQQKQIHLQTQGDALSWPADRHKLQRCLDNLISNAINYGAREGQILVAWQTINNRLIIDVANTGQAIVAAERARIFEPFYQGQSQRLGPLKGSGIGLSVARDCIEAHGGSLTLHDLHGFDVCFRIELPESEHLAV; translated from the coding sequence ATGCAGCAGTACAGTCAGGAAGCACTGTCGACGACTCAAAGGGGTCAACAACTGGTCAGCCTCTCCATCGAACTGGAGCGCACGGCACGACAGTTCCAGGTCGTCCGAGCCGACAGCCTGCACACCTTGTTTTCACAACAACTGGACCGTTTCAGAAACTTGCTGGAGCTACAACATCAGCAGGCAGATATTGGTGGCTTGTACCAGGAGCTGGAACAACTGCTTGTCCCATTGCCTGACCTTGTGAGTGGCCAGGATACTGCCAACGAGCTTGATACTGTCTTGACCCAGATTGATAACAAGACTGAACAGCTACGCGACAGCGTGGATAAACTGGTTAATCAGCGTCTCGATGAGCTTAACCACTTTAATGAAGACACCCGGACTCACCTGTTGCTTTCCTCAACCCTTCTGCTCGCTCTCAGTCTGGTGCTGATGATCATGAGTGGTCTGGTCATTACCCGCCCCGTTCGCCGTCTGGAGAAAATGATCACACTGCTGGGAGAAGGTAAGGCCCTTCCTTCCAATCGGATTGGAGGCCCGGCAGAGCTGGCTAATCTTGGCGGCAAACTGCACTGGCTGGATCAACAACTTGCATCCCTCGAACAGCAGAAAAAGCAATTTCTGCGGCACATGTCACACGAACTCAAAACGCCGCTTGCCAGCCTGCGTGAAGGCGCTGATCTATTGGGGGAAGGTGTACTGGGAGAGCTCAACACCTCGCAGCAAGAGGTTGTGGAGCTGATGCAATATAACAGCCAGCAACTACAGCGTCTGATAGAGCAACTGCTGGACTACAACATGCTCCATCAGAATTTGCCAATGGCAGTGAGTGCGTGTGAACTGCCCACTCTCATCAAGGAAGTAGTCACACTGCATCAGCTGAGCGTGCAACAGAAGCAGATCCACCTGCAAACCCAGGGCGATGCTCTGAGCTGGCCAGCCGACCGGCACAAGTTGCAACGCTGCCTCGACAATCTGATTTCCAATGCCATCAACTATGGCGCACGGGAAGGTCAGATATTGGTTGCCTGGCAAACAATCAACAACCGGCTGATCATTGACGTCGCCAATACCGGTCAGGCCATAGTTGCTGCGGAACGAGCTCGTATCTTTGAACCCTTCTATCAGGGACAGTCTCAACGTCTGGGGCCGTTGAAAGGCTCTGGAATCGGTTTGAGTGTCGCCAGAGACTGCATAGAAGCCCATGGCGGCAGTCTTACCTTGCACGACCTCCATGGCTTTGATGTATGCTTCCGTATCGAACTGCCAGAGTCTGAACACCTCGCGGTGTAA
- a CDS encoding AraC family transcriptional regulator has product MNNGISSNEAGRQERLNIWPKMNFTVRQITMREYVNSAWVACVFRTLLSLGINASELFARFQLKEEDLSCPTAVMDAERLRLLCKEVEKTHPDFGLLVGLHLHPMSFNSLSLEVLSQSNLLKALQAYGDNFHRICNLGEVAIEQTADYVEIGLVPNQDFDSISTALVDANLSTIVTLSRFVTASPIKPVQVVHYNKAMFPRYEEFFAAPVVADGFRIALRYSVEEATKPLYSYIEGQGEELRRFISDSSPVALGQKVKLIIAKGLGQKKVTLEYVAAQLYMSPRSLQRKLSEEDLLFQDLLENVRRHRARVLFTNPDIPLIKVSSQLGFQSQNGLSRFTRAWMDMSPRELRRKWTPARGQQVDVMEAMS; this is encoded by the coding sequence ATGAACAATGGGATATCAAGTAACGAGGCTGGTCGCCAGGAAAGGCTCAACATTTGGCCTAAGATGAATTTTACAGTTAGGCAAATAACTATGCGTGAATATGTGAATTCAGCCTGGGTTGCATGTGTATTCAGAACACTGTTAAGCCTGGGAATAAATGCCAGTGAACTCTTTGCTCGTTTCCAACTGAAAGAAGAGGATCTCAGTTGCCCAACCGCAGTGATGGATGCTGAACGGTTGAGGCTGTTATGCAAGGAAGTAGAAAAGACTCATCCTGACTTCGGCCTGTTGGTGGGGCTCCATCTTCACCCCATGAGCTTCAATAGTCTGTCATTGGAAGTGTTATCTCAGTCCAACCTGCTCAAGGCATTACAGGCCTATGGTGATAATTTTCATCGTATTTGTAATCTGGGTGAGGTTGCGATCGAGCAGACCGCCGACTATGTAGAAATTGGCTTGGTGCCTAATCAGGACTTTGACAGCATATCCACCGCGTTGGTGGACGCTAATCTGTCTACCATCGTAACCCTGAGCCGGTTTGTAACTGCTTCACCCATCAAGCCTGTTCAGGTCGTCCATTACAATAAGGCCATGTTCCCTCGCTATGAGGAGTTTTTTGCAGCTCCTGTTGTCGCCGATGGTTTTCGGATTGCGCTGCGCTACAGCGTGGAGGAGGCGACCAAGCCACTGTATTCCTACATTGAAGGGCAGGGTGAAGAGCTCCGGCGGTTCATTTCTGACTCCTCACCCGTGGCGCTGGGGCAGAAGGTTAAGCTAATCATTGCCAAAGGCTTGGGGCAGAAGAAAGTGACTCTGGAGTATGTAGCAGCGCAGCTGTACATGAGTCCCCGTTCATTGCAGCGCAAGTTGTCAGAAGAAGACCTGTTGTTTCAGGATTTGCTGGAAAACGTGCGCCGCCATCGTGCCAGAGTGTTATTCACCAATCCGGACATCCCTCTTATCAAGGTGAGCAGCCAGTTAGGATTTCAAAGTCAGAATGGTCTGAGCCGCTTTACGCGGGCATGGATGGATATGAGTCCGCGGGAGTTAAGACGCAAATGGACTCCTGCTCGTGGACAGCAGGTTGATGTGATGGAAGCGATGTCCTGA